A genomic stretch from Halichoerus grypus chromosome 5, mHalGry1.hap1.1, whole genome shotgun sequence includes:
- the PABPC4 gene encoding polyadenylate-binding protein 4 isoform X5, with translation MNAAASSYPMASLYVGDLHSDVTEAMLYEKFSPAGPVLSIRVCRDMITRRSLGYAYVNFQQPADAERALDTMNFDVIKGKPIRIMWSQRDPSLRKSGVGNVFIKNLDKSIDNKALYDTFSAFGNILSCKVVCDENGSKGYAFVHFETQEAADKAIEKMNGMLLNDRKVFVGRFKSRKEREAELGAKAKEFTNVYIKNFGEEVDDESLKELFSQFGKTLSVKVMRDPSGKSKGFGFVSYEKHEDANKAVEEMNGKEISGKVIFVGRAQKKVERQAELKRKFEQLKQERISRYQGVNLYIKNLDDTIDDEKLRKEFSPFGSITSAKVMLEDGRSKGFGFVCFSSPEEATKAVTEMNGRIVGSKPLYVALAQRKEERKAHLTNQYMQRVAGMRALPANAILNQFQPAAGGYFVPAVPQAQGRPPYYTPNQLAQMRPNPRWQQGGRPQGFQGMPSAIRQSGPRPALRHLAPTGSECPDRLAMDFGGAGAAQQGLTDSCQSGGVPPAVQTLAPRAAVAATAPRAVAPYKYASSVRSPHPAIQPLQAPQPAVHVQGQEPLTASMLAAAPPQEQKQMLGERLFPLIQTMHSNLAGKITGMLLEIDNSELLHMLESPESLRSKVDEAVAVLQAHHAKKEAAQKVGAVAAATS, from the exons CTGAGCGGGCCTTGGATACTATGAACTTTGATGTGATTAAGGGAAAGCCAATCCGTATCATGTGGTCTCAGAGGGATCCCTCTTTGAGAAAATCTGGTGTGGGAAACGTCTTCATCAAGAATCTGGACAAATCTATAGATAACAAGGCACTTTATGATACTTTTTCTGCTTTTGGAAACATTCTGTCTTGCAAG GTGGTGTGTGATGAGAACGGCTCTAAGGGTTATGCCTTTGTCCACTTCGAGACGCAAGAGGCTGCTGACAAGGCCATCGAGAAGATGAACGGCATGCTCCTCAATGACCGCAAAGT GTTTGTGGGCAGATTCAAGTCTCGAAAAGAGCGGGAAGCTGAGCTTGGAGCCAAAGCCAAGGAGTTCACCAATGTTTATATCAAAAACTTTGGGGAAGAGGTGGATGATGAGAGTCTGAAAGAGCTATTTAGCCAGTTTG GTAAGACCCTAAGTGTCAAGGTGATGAGAGATCCCAGTGGGAAATCCAAAGGCTTTGGCTTTGTGAGTTACGAAAAACACGAGGATGCCAATAAG GCTGTGGAagagatgaatggaaaagaaatcaGTGGGAAAGTGATTTTTGTAGGCCGTGCCCAGAAGAAAGTGGAACGGCAGGCTGAGTTAAAGCGGAAATTTGAACAGCTAAAACAAGAGAGAATTAGTCGGTATCAG GGGGTGAATCTCTACATTAAGAACTTGGATGACACCATTGATGATGAGAAGTTAAGGAAAGAGTTTTCTCCTTTTGGATCAATCACCAGTGCTAAG GTAATGTTGGAGGATGGGAGAAGCAAAGGGTTTGGCTTTGTCTGCTTCTCATCTCCTGAAGAGGCGACCAAAGCAGTCACCGAGATGAACGGACGCATCGTGGGCTCCAAGCCACTATATGTCGCCCTGgcccagaggaaggaagagcGAAAGGCTCACCTGACCAACCAGTACATGCAGCGGGTGGCTGGAATGCGAGCACTCCCTGCCAATGCCATCTTAAATCAGTTCCAGCCTGCAGCCGGTGGTTACTTCGTGCCAGCAGTCCCACAG GCCCAGGGAAGACCTCCGTATTACACACCCAACCAGTTAGCACAGATGAGGCCCAACCCCCGCTGGCAGCAAGGTGGGAGACCTCAAG GCTTccaaggaatgccaagtgctATACGCCAGTCTGGGCCTCGTCCCGCTCTTCGCCATCTGGCTCCAACTG GGTCTGAGTGCCCGGACCGCTTGGCTATGGACTTTGGTGGGGCTGGTGCCGCCCAGCAAGGGCTGACTGACAGCTGCCAGTCTGGAG GTGTTCCCCCAGCCGTGCAGACCTTAGCACCTCGTGCTGCTGTCGCTGCTACTGCCCCTCGGGCTGTCGCACCTTACAAATACGCCTCCAGTGTCCGCAGCCCTCACCCTGCCATCCAGCCCCTGCAG GCACCGCAGCCTGCGGTCCACGTGCAGGGGCAGGAGCCCCTGACCGCCTCCATGCTGGCCGCAGCGCCCCCCCAGGAGCAGAAGCAGATGCTGG GAGAACGTTTGTTCCCGCTCATCCAAACCATGCATTCAAACCTGGCTGGGAAAATCACGGGCATGCTGTTGGAGATTGACAACTCTGAGCTGCTGCACATGCTCGAGTCCCCCGAGTCGCTCCGCTCCAAG GTGGATGAAGCTGTGGCGGTTCTGCAGGCTCATCATGCCAAGAAAGAAGCTGCCCAGAAGGTGGGCGCTGTTGCCGCTGCTACCTCTTAG
- the PABPC4 gene encoding polyadenylate-binding protein 4 isoform X4, with translation MNAAASSYPMASLYVGDLHSDVTEAMLYEKFSPAGPVLSIRVCRDMITRRSLGYAYVNFQQPADAERALDTMNFDVIKGKPIRIMWSQRDPSLRKSGVGNVFIKNLDKSIDNKALYDTFSAFGNILSCKVVCDENGSKGYAFVHFETQEAADKAIEKMNGMLLNDRKVFVGRFKSRKEREAELGAKAKEFTNVYIKNFGEEVDDESLKELFSQFGKTLSVKVMRDPSGKSKGFGFVSYEKHEDANKAVEEMNGKEISGKVIFVGRAQKKVERQAELKRKFEQLKQERISRYQGVNLYIKNLDDTIDDEKLRKEFSPFGSITSAKVMLEDGRSKGFGFVCFSSPEEATKAVTEMNGRIVGSKPLYVALAQRKEERKAHLTNQYMQRVAGMRALPANAILNQFQPAAGGYFVPAVPQAQGRPPYYTPNQLAQMRPNPRWQQGFQGMPSAIRQSGPRPALRHLAPTGNAPASRGLPTTAQRVGSECPDRLAMDFGGAGAAQQGLTDSCQSGGVPPAVQTLAPRAAVAATAPRAVAPYKYASSVRSPHPAIQPLQAPQPAVHVQGQEPLTASMLAAAPPQEQKQMLGERLFPLIQTMHSNLAGKITGMLLEIDNSELLHMLESPESLRSKVDEAVAVLQAHHAKKEAAQKVGAVAAATS, from the exons CTGAGCGGGCCTTGGATACTATGAACTTTGATGTGATTAAGGGAAAGCCAATCCGTATCATGTGGTCTCAGAGGGATCCCTCTTTGAGAAAATCTGGTGTGGGAAACGTCTTCATCAAGAATCTGGACAAATCTATAGATAACAAGGCACTTTATGATACTTTTTCTGCTTTTGGAAACATTCTGTCTTGCAAG GTGGTGTGTGATGAGAACGGCTCTAAGGGTTATGCCTTTGTCCACTTCGAGACGCAAGAGGCTGCTGACAAGGCCATCGAGAAGATGAACGGCATGCTCCTCAATGACCGCAAAGT GTTTGTGGGCAGATTCAAGTCTCGAAAAGAGCGGGAAGCTGAGCTTGGAGCCAAAGCCAAGGAGTTCACCAATGTTTATATCAAAAACTTTGGGGAAGAGGTGGATGATGAGAGTCTGAAAGAGCTATTTAGCCAGTTTG GTAAGACCCTAAGTGTCAAGGTGATGAGAGATCCCAGTGGGAAATCCAAAGGCTTTGGCTTTGTGAGTTACGAAAAACACGAGGATGCCAATAAG GCTGTGGAagagatgaatggaaaagaaatcaGTGGGAAAGTGATTTTTGTAGGCCGTGCCCAGAAGAAAGTGGAACGGCAGGCTGAGTTAAAGCGGAAATTTGAACAGCTAAAACAAGAGAGAATTAGTCGGTATCAG GGGGTGAATCTCTACATTAAGAACTTGGATGACACCATTGATGATGAGAAGTTAAGGAAAGAGTTTTCTCCTTTTGGATCAATCACCAGTGCTAAG GTAATGTTGGAGGATGGGAGAAGCAAAGGGTTTGGCTTTGTCTGCTTCTCATCTCCTGAAGAGGCGACCAAAGCAGTCACCGAGATGAACGGACGCATCGTGGGCTCCAAGCCACTATATGTCGCCCTGgcccagaggaaggaagagcGAAAGGCTCACCTGACCAACCAGTACATGCAGCGGGTGGCTGGAATGCGAGCACTCCCTGCCAATGCCATCTTAAATCAGTTCCAGCCTGCAGCCGGTGGTTACTTCGTGCCAGCAGTCCCACAG GCCCAGGGAAGACCTCCGTATTACACACCCAACCAGTTAGCACAGATGAGGCCCAACCCCCGCTGGCAGCAAG GCTTccaaggaatgccaagtgctATACGCCAGTCTGGGCCTCGTCCCGCTCTTCGCCATCTGGCTCCAACTGGTAATGCTCCGGCCTCTCGCGGCCTCCCTACTACCGCTCAGAGAGTCG GGTCTGAGTGCCCGGACCGCTTGGCTATGGACTTTGGTGGGGCTGGTGCCGCCCAGCAAGGGCTGACTGACAGCTGCCAGTCTGGAG GTGTTCCCCCAGCCGTGCAGACCTTAGCACCTCGTGCTGCTGTCGCTGCTACTGCCCCTCGGGCTGTCGCACCTTACAAATACGCCTCCAGTGTCCGCAGCCCTCACCCTGCCATCCAGCCCCTGCAG GCACCGCAGCCTGCGGTCCACGTGCAGGGGCAGGAGCCCCTGACCGCCTCCATGCTGGCCGCAGCGCCCCCCCAGGAGCAGAAGCAGATGCTGG GAGAACGTTTGTTCCCGCTCATCCAAACCATGCATTCAAACCTGGCTGGGAAAATCACGGGCATGCTGTTGGAGATTGACAACTCTGAGCTGCTGCACATGCTCGAGTCCCCCGAGTCGCTCCGCTCCAAG GTGGATGAAGCTGTGGCGGTTCTGCAGGCTCATCATGCCAAGAAAGAAGCTGCCCAGAAGGTGGGCGCTGTTGCCGCTGCTACCTCTTAG
- the PABPC4 gene encoding polyadenylate-binding protein 4 isoform X3, whose protein sequence is MNAAASSYPMASLYVGDLHSDVTEAMLYEKFSPAGPVLSIRVCRDMITRRSLGYAYVNFQQPADAERALDTMNFDVIKGKPIRIMWSQRDPSLRKSGVGNVFIKNLDKSIDNKALYDTFSAFGNILSCKVVCDENGSKGYAFVHFETQEAADKAIEKMNGMLLNDRKVFVGRFKSRKEREAELGAKAKEFTNVYIKNFGEEVDDESLKELFSQFGKTLSVKVMRDPSGKSKGFGFVSYEKHEDANKAVEEMNGKEISGKVIFVGRAQKKVERQAELKRKFEQLKQERISRYQGVNLYIKNLDDTIDDEKLRKEFSPFGSITSAKVMLEDGRSKGFGFVCFSSPEEATKAVTEMNGRIVGSKPLYVALAQRKEERKAHLTNQYMQRVAGMRALPANAILNQFQPAAGGYFVPAVPQAQGRPPYYTPNQLAQMRPNPRWQQGGRPQGFQGMPSAIRQSGPRPALRHLAPTGNAPASRGLPTTAQRVGSECPDRLAMDFGGAGAAQQGLTDSCQSGGVPPAVQTLAPRAAVAATAPRAVAPYKYASSVRSPHPAIQPLQAPQPAVHVQGQEPLTASMLAAAPPQEQKQMLGERLFPLIQTMHSNLAGKITGMLLEIDNSELLHMLESPESLRSKVDEAVAVLQAHHAKKEAAQKVGAVAAATS, encoded by the exons CTGAGCGGGCCTTGGATACTATGAACTTTGATGTGATTAAGGGAAAGCCAATCCGTATCATGTGGTCTCAGAGGGATCCCTCTTTGAGAAAATCTGGTGTGGGAAACGTCTTCATCAAGAATCTGGACAAATCTATAGATAACAAGGCACTTTATGATACTTTTTCTGCTTTTGGAAACATTCTGTCTTGCAAG GTGGTGTGTGATGAGAACGGCTCTAAGGGTTATGCCTTTGTCCACTTCGAGACGCAAGAGGCTGCTGACAAGGCCATCGAGAAGATGAACGGCATGCTCCTCAATGACCGCAAAGT GTTTGTGGGCAGATTCAAGTCTCGAAAAGAGCGGGAAGCTGAGCTTGGAGCCAAAGCCAAGGAGTTCACCAATGTTTATATCAAAAACTTTGGGGAAGAGGTGGATGATGAGAGTCTGAAAGAGCTATTTAGCCAGTTTG GTAAGACCCTAAGTGTCAAGGTGATGAGAGATCCCAGTGGGAAATCCAAAGGCTTTGGCTTTGTGAGTTACGAAAAACACGAGGATGCCAATAAG GCTGTGGAagagatgaatggaaaagaaatcaGTGGGAAAGTGATTTTTGTAGGCCGTGCCCAGAAGAAAGTGGAACGGCAGGCTGAGTTAAAGCGGAAATTTGAACAGCTAAAACAAGAGAGAATTAGTCGGTATCAG GGGGTGAATCTCTACATTAAGAACTTGGATGACACCATTGATGATGAGAAGTTAAGGAAAGAGTTTTCTCCTTTTGGATCAATCACCAGTGCTAAG GTAATGTTGGAGGATGGGAGAAGCAAAGGGTTTGGCTTTGTCTGCTTCTCATCTCCTGAAGAGGCGACCAAAGCAGTCACCGAGATGAACGGACGCATCGTGGGCTCCAAGCCACTATATGTCGCCCTGgcccagaggaaggaagagcGAAAGGCTCACCTGACCAACCAGTACATGCAGCGGGTGGCTGGAATGCGAGCACTCCCTGCCAATGCCATCTTAAATCAGTTCCAGCCTGCAGCCGGTGGTTACTTCGTGCCAGCAGTCCCACAG GCCCAGGGAAGACCTCCGTATTACACACCCAACCAGTTAGCACAGATGAGGCCCAACCCCCGCTGGCAGCAAGGTGGGAGACCTCAAG GCTTccaaggaatgccaagtgctATACGCCAGTCTGGGCCTCGTCCCGCTCTTCGCCATCTGGCTCCAACTGGTAATGCTCCGGCCTCTCGCGGCCTCCCTACTACCGCTCAGAGAGTCG GGTCTGAGTGCCCGGACCGCTTGGCTATGGACTTTGGTGGGGCTGGTGCCGCCCAGCAAGGGCTGACTGACAGCTGCCAGTCTGGAG GTGTTCCCCCAGCCGTGCAGACCTTAGCACCTCGTGCTGCTGTCGCTGCTACTGCCCCTCGGGCTGTCGCACCTTACAAATACGCCTCCAGTGTCCGCAGCCCTCACCCTGCCATCCAGCCCCTGCAG GCACCGCAGCCTGCGGTCCACGTGCAGGGGCAGGAGCCCCTGACCGCCTCCATGCTGGCCGCAGCGCCCCCCCAGGAGCAGAAGCAGATGCTGG GAGAACGTTTGTTCCCGCTCATCCAAACCATGCATTCAAACCTGGCTGGGAAAATCACGGGCATGCTGTTGGAGATTGACAACTCTGAGCTGCTGCACATGCTCGAGTCCCCCGAGTCGCTCCGCTCCAAG GTGGATGAAGCTGTGGCGGTTCTGCAGGCTCATCATGCCAAGAAAGAAGCTGCCCAGAAGGTGGGCGCTGTTGCCGCTGCTACCTCTTAG
- the PABPC4 gene encoding polyadenylate-binding protein 4 isoform X1, with protein MNAAASSYPMASLYVGDLHSDVTEAMLYEKFSPAGPVLSIRVCRDMITRRSLGYAYVNFQQPADAERALDTMNFDVIKGKPIRIMWSQRDPSLRKSGVGNVFIKNLDKSIDNKALYDTFSAFGNILSCKVVCDENGSKGYAFVHFETQEAADKAIEKMNGMLLNDRKVFVGRFKSRKEREAELGAKAKEFTNVYIKNFGEEVDDESLKELFSQFGKTLSVKVMRDPSGKSKGFGFVSYEKHEDANKAVEEMNGKEISGKVIFVGRAQKKVERQAELKRKFEQLKQERISRYQGVNLYIKNLDDTIDDEKLRKEFSPFGSITSAKVMLEDGRSKGFGFVCFSSPEEATKAVTEMNGRIVGSKPLYVALAQRKEERKAHLTNQYMQRVAGMRALPANAILNQFQPAAGGYFVPAVPQASKECQVLYASLGLVPLFAIWLQLVMLRPLAASLLPLRESTMSRIPRGGESCVFSVGCSSKVAVVVPCAMCCVNRLWNGSFRGTWPVGHPLPTLMCICWSVVGSECPDRLAMDFGGAGAAQQGLTDSCQSGGVPPAVQTLAPRAAVAATAPRAVAPYKYASSVRSPHPAIQPLQAPQPAVHVQGQEPLTASMLAAAPPQEQKQMLGERLFPLIQTMHSNLAGKITGMLLEIDNSELLHMLESPESLRSKVDEAVAVLQAHHAKKEAAQKVGAVAAATS; from the exons CTGAGCGGGCCTTGGATACTATGAACTTTGATGTGATTAAGGGAAAGCCAATCCGTATCATGTGGTCTCAGAGGGATCCCTCTTTGAGAAAATCTGGTGTGGGAAACGTCTTCATCAAGAATCTGGACAAATCTATAGATAACAAGGCACTTTATGATACTTTTTCTGCTTTTGGAAACATTCTGTCTTGCAAG GTGGTGTGTGATGAGAACGGCTCTAAGGGTTATGCCTTTGTCCACTTCGAGACGCAAGAGGCTGCTGACAAGGCCATCGAGAAGATGAACGGCATGCTCCTCAATGACCGCAAAGT GTTTGTGGGCAGATTCAAGTCTCGAAAAGAGCGGGAAGCTGAGCTTGGAGCCAAAGCCAAGGAGTTCACCAATGTTTATATCAAAAACTTTGGGGAAGAGGTGGATGATGAGAGTCTGAAAGAGCTATTTAGCCAGTTTG GTAAGACCCTAAGTGTCAAGGTGATGAGAGATCCCAGTGGGAAATCCAAAGGCTTTGGCTTTGTGAGTTACGAAAAACACGAGGATGCCAATAAG GCTGTGGAagagatgaatggaaaagaaatcaGTGGGAAAGTGATTTTTGTAGGCCGTGCCCAGAAGAAAGTGGAACGGCAGGCTGAGTTAAAGCGGAAATTTGAACAGCTAAAACAAGAGAGAATTAGTCGGTATCAG GGGGTGAATCTCTACATTAAGAACTTGGATGACACCATTGATGATGAGAAGTTAAGGAAAGAGTTTTCTCCTTTTGGATCAATCACCAGTGCTAAG GTAATGTTGGAGGATGGGAGAAGCAAAGGGTTTGGCTTTGTCTGCTTCTCATCTCCTGAAGAGGCGACCAAAGCAGTCACCGAGATGAACGGACGCATCGTGGGCTCCAAGCCACTATATGTCGCCCTGgcccagaggaaggaagagcGAAAGGCTCACCTGACCAACCAGTACATGCAGCGGGTGGCTGGAATGCGAGCACTCCCTGCCAATGCCATCTTAAATCAGTTCCAGCCTGCAGCCGGTGGTTACTTCGTGCCAGCAGTCCCACAG GCTTccaaggaatgccaagtgctATACGCCAGTCTGGGCCTCGTCCCGCTCTTCGCCATCTGGCTCCAACTGGTAATGCTCCGGCCTCTCGCGGCCTCCCTACTACCGCTCAGAGAGTCG ACTATGTCCCGTATTCCAAGAGGTGGAGAGAGTTGTGTGTTCTCTGTTGGCTGCTCCTCGAAAGTAGCAGTCGTGGTCCCGTGTGCGATGTGTTGTGTGAACAGGCTTTGGAATGGCTCCTTCCGTGGGACGTGGCCAGTTGGACATCCGCTGCCGACACTGATGTGCATTTGCTGGTCTGTTGTAGGGTCTGAGTGCCCGGACCGCTTGGCTATGGACTTTGGTGGGGCTGGTGCCGCCCAGCAAGGGCTGACTGACAGCTGCCAGTCTGGAG GTGTTCCCCCAGCCGTGCAGACCTTAGCACCTCGTGCTGCTGTCGCTGCTACTGCCCCTCGGGCTGTCGCACCTTACAAATACGCCTCCAGTGTCCGCAGCCCTCACCCTGCCATCCAGCCCCTGCAG GCACCGCAGCCTGCGGTCCACGTGCAGGGGCAGGAGCCCCTGACCGCCTCCATGCTGGCCGCAGCGCCCCCCCAGGAGCAGAAGCAGATGCTGG GAGAACGTTTGTTCCCGCTCATCCAAACCATGCATTCAAACCTGGCTGGGAAAATCACGGGCATGCTGTTGGAGATTGACAACTCTGAGCTGCTGCACATGCTCGAGTCCCCCGAGTCGCTCCGCTCCAAG GTGGATGAAGCTGTGGCGGTTCTGCAGGCTCATCATGCCAAGAAAGAAGCTGCCCAGAAGGTGGGCGCTGTTGCCGCTGCTACCTCTTAG
- the PABPC4 gene encoding polyadenylate-binding protein 4 isoform X2, producing MNAAASSYPMASLYVGDLHSDVTEAMLYEKFSPAGPVLSIRVCRDMITRRSLGYAYVNFQQPADAERALDTMNFDVIKGKPIRIMWSQRDPSLRKSGVGNVFIKNLDKSIDNKALYDTFSAFGNILSCKVVCDENGSKGYAFVHFETQEAADKAIEKMNGMLLNDRKVFVGRFKSRKEREAELGAKAKEFTNVYIKNFGEEVDDESLKELFSQFGKTLSVKVMRDPSGKSKGFGFVSYEKHEDANKAVEEMNGKEISGKVIFVGRAQKKVERQAELKRKFEQLKQERISRYQGVNLYIKNLDDTIDDEKLRKEFSPFGSITSAKVMLEDGRSKGFGFVCFSSPEEATKAVTEMNGRIVGSKPLYVALAQRKEERKAHLTNQYMQRVAGMRALPANAILNQFQPAAGGYFVPAVPQASKECQVLYASLGLVPLFAIWLQLTMSRIPRGGESCVFSVGCSSKVAVVVPCAMCCVNRLWNGSFRGTWPVGHPLPTLMCICWSVVGSECPDRLAMDFGGAGAAQQGLTDSCQSGGVPPAVQTLAPRAAVAATAPRAVAPYKYASSVRSPHPAIQPLQAPQPAVHVQGQEPLTASMLAAAPPQEQKQMLGERLFPLIQTMHSNLAGKITGMLLEIDNSELLHMLESPESLRSKVDEAVAVLQAHHAKKEAAQKVGAVAAATS from the exons CTGAGCGGGCCTTGGATACTATGAACTTTGATGTGATTAAGGGAAAGCCAATCCGTATCATGTGGTCTCAGAGGGATCCCTCTTTGAGAAAATCTGGTGTGGGAAACGTCTTCATCAAGAATCTGGACAAATCTATAGATAACAAGGCACTTTATGATACTTTTTCTGCTTTTGGAAACATTCTGTCTTGCAAG GTGGTGTGTGATGAGAACGGCTCTAAGGGTTATGCCTTTGTCCACTTCGAGACGCAAGAGGCTGCTGACAAGGCCATCGAGAAGATGAACGGCATGCTCCTCAATGACCGCAAAGT GTTTGTGGGCAGATTCAAGTCTCGAAAAGAGCGGGAAGCTGAGCTTGGAGCCAAAGCCAAGGAGTTCACCAATGTTTATATCAAAAACTTTGGGGAAGAGGTGGATGATGAGAGTCTGAAAGAGCTATTTAGCCAGTTTG GTAAGACCCTAAGTGTCAAGGTGATGAGAGATCCCAGTGGGAAATCCAAAGGCTTTGGCTTTGTGAGTTACGAAAAACACGAGGATGCCAATAAG GCTGTGGAagagatgaatggaaaagaaatcaGTGGGAAAGTGATTTTTGTAGGCCGTGCCCAGAAGAAAGTGGAACGGCAGGCTGAGTTAAAGCGGAAATTTGAACAGCTAAAACAAGAGAGAATTAGTCGGTATCAG GGGGTGAATCTCTACATTAAGAACTTGGATGACACCATTGATGATGAGAAGTTAAGGAAAGAGTTTTCTCCTTTTGGATCAATCACCAGTGCTAAG GTAATGTTGGAGGATGGGAGAAGCAAAGGGTTTGGCTTTGTCTGCTTCTCATCTCCTGAAGAGGCGACCAAAGCAGTCACCGAGATGAACGGACGCATCGTGGGCTCCAAGCCACTATATGTCGCCCTGgcccagaggaaggaagagcGAAAGGCTCACCTGACCAACCAGTACATGCAGCGGGTGGCTGGAATGCGAGCACTCCCTGCCAATGCCATCTTAAATCAGTTCCAGCCTGCAGCCGGTGGTTACTTCGTGCCAGCAGTCCCACAG GCTTccaaggaatgccaagtgctATACGCCAGTCTGGGCCTCGTCCCGCTCTTCGCCATCTGGCTCCAACTG ACTATGTCCCGTATTCCAAGAGGTGGAGAGAGTTGTGTGTTCTCTGTTGGCTGCTCCTCGAAAGTAGCAGTCGTGGTCCCGTGTGCGATGTGTTGTGTGAACAGGCTTTGGAATGGCTCCTTCCGTGGGACGTGGCCAGTTGGACATCCGCTGCCGACACTGATGTGCATTTGCTGGTCTGTTGTAGGGTCTGAGTGCCCGGACCGCTTGGCTATGGACTTTGGTGGGGCTGGTGCCGCCCAGCAAGGGCTGACTGACAGCTGCCAGTCTGGAG GTGTTCCCCCAGCCGTGCAGACCTTAGCACCTCGTGCTGCTGTCGCTGCTACTGCCCCTCGGGCTGTCGCACCTTACAAATACGCCTCCAGTGTCCGCAGCCCTCACCCTGCCATCCAGCCCCTGCAG GCACCGCAGCCTGCGGTCCACGTGCAGGGGCAGGAGCCCCTGACCGCCTCCATGCTGGCCGCAGCGCCCCCCCAGGAGCAGAAGCAGATGCTGG GAGAACGTTTGTTCCCGCTCATCCAAACCATGCATTCAAACCTGGCTGGGAAAATCACGGGCATGCTGTTGGAGATTGACAACTCTGAGCTGCTGCACATGCTCGAGTCCCCCGAGTCGCTCCGCTCCAAG GTGGATGAAGCTGTGGCGGTTCTGCAGGCTCATCATGCCAAGAAAGAAGCTGCCCAGAAGGTGGGCGCTGTTGCCGCTGCTACCTCTTAG